The genome window TAACTGGTAAAATTTGGGCATTCTAAGGCAGTCATTGACTTTATGAGTTGGCTTACACTTGACGAGTCTCGGTAGCCAGAATCCAGAGGTTTGAGATCATATATACATGTTATGAGTTATTCATGAATGCCTTAACCTGACTACCCAGTCTTAGAATATACTAAACTATTGATTTTTATCTGTACAGGATGATACCATGTTGATGAGAGATAGGAAATGATAATTTAACAAGCCACGGTGGACAGAATCTAATGGTTTTGGTAAGACGATGCAGACTTCATTAACACTCCAACCTGACTTTCATGTCTTCCCCTCAATTATGGACATCTTTTGTacaatcaaaatcaaacatgcttGCTGACGAAGGTTTCAAAACTGCACTTGTCATGTTATCCATATAACTCGAATGGATTTGGTAAGGGGCCAAaaagtgagccaaaaattatcAAGGACAAGTTATTTGTTATCAGCAGTTAATTCAAGGCAgtataggccctttgccagataagccggtaccacctagggtcgggcaAACAAACCATCTCTACAATAGATCCtcacggtaaaagacgccaagacaatggctcgagagaCGTAGGGCCTATTCATCTGCGAATTGCAGATCTAAGGAATGATGAATACTGCCTTTAATTCACTGCTGATGCTATGTGAAGAGAATGTTAAATACATCTGTAAACCAACTCACCAAGTTGTCAGCATAGTCAGCCTCTCAAATTGGAATTGAGAATTTTGCTATGCATGGACTAAGCCCCTAAACAGTTGGAGTCAATTGATCAATTAAGTGTCACGGAAGACGGACGATGCAGTATCGTAaaggttccccccccccccgaacgtTGAGCTAAAAAGTTAGACAAGCTTCTTTGCCCTTTTGATCCATGGGGTTAATTCATGATTTTATAGTTACTAATTTACCTTAGCAACCTGAAAGAAGTCTGTGAAAGGTCAAATGTAACATGAATAAACAGTCAAAATCGATCGAATGTGACAGCCCAGTGTCAAACAGTGTGTTCAATATTGTCACAAatagaaaaattgaaagacCAACTACTCGTTACAAATTATTGACCGATTCTCTAGTATGTTTACAAAGTTTCTTATTAATGGGAAACTTGAGAATGGAAGGTTTGGAGAGTAAACAGCCAGGTTTTCAGCCAACAAACAGTAGTTTGACATCAACATTTGATGAAGATATGAACAGTTGTAGCAGAACTTTCATTTACGTGCCAAAACAAAACTGATGCATGCGACAATTTTTGAAACGAAACTTCCTCTTTCACGCCAATGTTGAGTTGGGAATTCTAAGAAGCAGGAGCTCCAACAAACAAGAAACACATAATTGAAAGTTAGCATAGGATATTCATAGCAACCCATGAGATGGCCATGCTacacaaatatttcatcaacCAAAAATATGGAAAGTGCTCTCATCTCCCACGAAGGCTAAACGCTGCATCGAAGACTTAATCAACCGAAATTCACCCGCGTATTTATGCACCTCCTTCACTGGAATAGCTATAAGAAGTTATTCGGCACAAGTGGGGCTCATCTGCAAGGAAGCCAACTGTTCTGCAAGTGTAACTTTATGGTTCATTTGAGTGGCTCGTCTCCACTAGTTTGCACACCCTCCTGGCAAGGGCCAATATTTAGTAAGTGCATAGATTAAGGGTTGTATTCATGAAATGCCGACATCCGCAGTGCTTTCCCACAAGGCCAATGATAATGACACATCTTACAAGTCATTTTCCACAAATCACAtctaaaatttcatgaaaattgtaTTTTCAACCCCAATTACTACTAATAATTACACAGCAGTACAAATTATTCTCAGGTAACGGCTTAAATAGAAAGCACTAAAATGGTCCTACCTGCTACAGCAGACCCTGAGGGCATGGTTCCCCATGTCATAATCCAGTACAGCCGCCTCCCCCGGCATCCCAATAACCAATGTGACAAGGTTACACGCCAAACACAGCTCGTATCGGATTTTCGCTTTGATGAAATTTATTGAATGGGTGCATCGCAACCCTATAATGGCTGTCAATTAGTACCGGTCGAGCACTAGATAGAAAGATGAGAGAAGCTCTACAAAGACATCATGATGCTTTAGGTATAGATCTTAGATTGACTGTCTTTGGCTTCTGCAACCTTCAAAGGCATTTGGTTAACCTGAATTGTCACAGTATCGATTGCTATCCATACCGTAAACAAGGGTACTGAAAGACACCTCTGAATCTTGGCACTCATGGCACTACGATATATCAAACAAATCCTTAAAAAGTGTAAAAATTGCCATCTTGATGATCTCAGTTATatctttttatttcatgaaacaaCATATTTGATGGTTCTTTTGCACTGAAATGTGTTTTAAATGGCCACTTTTAACTCAAAATATCGAAGCATACCTCTATCGAATGTCATAATATGACAAAGATCTCTGACACTGGTGATAGTGATTAAGTGAAATGCCCAATTTGTTTTGAGCAAGGACTGGCAATATTGGAAGAACAACAATTCCATCTGGAGACCAAACCATGAACTAAATCCAATGGCCAGTATGCCTTTGGTGGATATCCACCAAACCAAGAAAGTCTATGCAATTTACACGAGGACTGTCAAAGCAGGAAAATGCAATTGCAAGCAAGGTAGAAAAGGAAAAGACAGCAAGTAATTGTACAACAACAGAACATTTTTTGATAGCGTGCTAAAAATATTAACACCTAAGACGCTGACCTCATTATGTCAAAAGAATAAAGCACATACAAATATTTACAAGGTTTTTTAGAGCCACAAAGGATGCGATGCATTGATTATAATCTACCAATACTGTACTGAAGCCACCAATCATGCTGATTTTAAAAAgccatttcataacatttttgacatgtttttccATTTTTAGACAATTGGAACAATAAGGGAGACAAGAGCCAGGTAGGCACTGGCCACATCCAGGAATTGTCAAAAATTTTACGAATGACAGTTACAAGCATTGGCAAAAGCTAGTCCAAGTGGCTTACCCGCCATTTACGCTATCGCAAGAAGGTGAAGAAGCTTCgactgaaaaaaagatttccaatGTCACAAAGCCAACAAAAATCTAGAGAAGACGTTAACTCTGTCCAGCCCATCTGGTGAGCTGAAAAAGGTggggatggtcttttttgtgCCTACTTTCCAAAATACAGTTACACAAACTTTGattgagtgtattttaggaCCAATACAAAGGCCCGCTGTGGGAGGATGAGAAAGACCTACCTATCTGGAAGCTCTCCTCACCCTCAATGTTGATATCATCAGCAAATGGAAGATCTTCGATCATTACGAAGCAAATTTGGGAAGCACAGATAATCTGAAATAAgatttttgtttttcagtttCATGCTTATAATTTACACAAGCAACATGGCTCACAGTCCGACAGGATGCCACAGCACGTTCGAGAGGGTAGGACCATGGCCGTCTGGGGATTAGAATAACATGGCCCGAGTCCCAGGCACTGCTTAGGTCATTACTCATCATCATTATATATCAAATAAGGGAGTGGTGATATCTACGCACCTAATGACATTCTGGTGACGTGGCGATATAATGTACATGACtaacaatacatgtaggcctatgtctgACTTTGCATCGTTTTGTTGAGATGAATTGATGCAGGGCACAGGCCTACGGACTACGAAGGCCAGGGAGTCATCAGTACCACTACCAGGTCCAGGTGGCCAGAGCCGATAGGACTACCGTGTACCGGCAGCCACTCATTCATTCAACGGCCTAACATGCATCAACATGGGCCATGGCTGCTTCACTGACTGTACAGCTTACACTATACAGACTACAGTACAGTACATACAGCATACAACAATAAATGCTCAGTATGCTGCGCTACTATACTAGGCCTACCTGGTTCTTTAACCTTCTTTGAACAGCAACATCATCATGACATACCTTTTCAGGGCCTTTGTGAACACAGACAACAATTTGATACTCGTATCCAAAGACGTTATCACGGTTATTCAACAGAACAACAAAATACACATCGCGGAGTTTACACCGGAAGCAGGTGCTTGTTGTTCTTCCTGGATTGTGCAGACAGCCTTTGCGCAGCCGGAACAAGATATTTTGCAATACTCTCGCGCAACACTAAATCTTTATTCCAGTCGTTTTTGACTTCGCAGATTTCTTGCTTAAGTGAGACTAAAAAAACATGGCGACCACTTTCGCAGTTCGTAcgaaaaaagagagaaaaggTGAATATTTCACACTTATCGTTTGTCTCGATTGTTTAATTGGAGCGTATTGGAAATGTTATATACCAACAATATCAAATAACCATTTTTCTATATTTTAATCTTTTGTGTTTCAGAGTAATTTTGTTTGAAACTTGATAGTTATTGTTGTTTCCATTTGTCGGATGCTGAAATGTGCAACCTGTTTTCGGACGTATGATGTCTGTTTTCTAACATTTTCAGCGAAATCCAAAGATCCAGAAAAGAGAGAGGGTATATTGGTGTATTGTTTATTGGTGCACCACTGTTTCCACCAAAATCAGGAATATTAACTACTTTTTTTACTGACAAGTCAAATTGGAAGTGGCGAAAGCAATCTCAAATTTCTTCACTTCCACCTAAACCAAACCGTTGTGTGAATTATACCAGGCATTTATGAAATTTCACAATCTTCTCGTATTTGTGTCCAATAGGTAGGCTTCATTGCACATTGTCATTGTGGAGGTACAGGTTGTTACAGCTCCTGATTTAGGCTACATAGCATACGACCCTTTAGAAGTTGGCCAAGAAGTTGCGACGGTACGATTTAAGACAATGGGGGACtgctaaaatttgaattttgccaactggcaaagtgaggatgcaatcattcccgattccacatttaCCCCATTGTAACTTCCGGGCCAATTTCTTAAGTGTCGTATTGCATTCAAGTGCAAAAACATCAGTTAGTGCAGCAGGACAGTCAATGGCCATAGCCCCTTTTCCCAAAATGTGTGAATTATTTAGATTATTATATAATATGCGACATCAAACTAACATTGTTTTATTTAAACTGTACCATGACAATGTGCGAAGACACATATTGCACTTGCTGCATGCATTTTGGGCTTTTGATCTTGTTCTAATTCCAGCTTCCATGTCATTATCTTCAGCATTGATGTTCAGAAAGGACAAGTATCAACTTTTATTGTAATATAACATTCAAGGTATTATTTTCAGGATCGATGTGCAAGAAAAAAGCTTTAACCTCGGTATAACATAATGATTGCAAGAAAATAAAGAGTCCAGATTTCTGATAATATGTAATAGAGTAGATCGTTGGTAGCTGAGCAGGAGAGTAGCACTCCAAACGCCTCTTCATTTTCACACTTGGTTTGGCGAGATTAGCAAAATAGCTAAAGCAaattgttgttttattttcagctgAACCGGTTGCATTCAGTGAAGCTGCCCTGCGCCAAAATGCGGCAGTTTTGGACTACTGCCGGACGTCGATGTGCGCCTTGGCAGGAAGCACAGCAGGAATCATGGGACTGACTGGCCTCTATGGGTTCATCTTTTACTTTGTTACTGCCTTCATATTGTCAGTAAGTATAATGAAGATATCTACTGTACATTCTGTACGGTAGTTTCTCCATGTCATATCATAATTGAAAAGAATCTTGTGGGATATTGTTCAAGACTAATGTTTCAAGAACTTGTGACCTCTCACCTGCCAACGTTTTGTTTTGTCACTCTTGTTGACTGAGCTTTTGTTctgtgtttttagctcacctcttagcagaggtgagcttatcccataccgtggcgtccgtcgtccgtcgtccgtcgtcgtcgtcgtcgtcgtcgtcgtccgtcgtcgtccgtcgtccgttagcagggcacgtttcgtaactgttagagctattgagttgaaacttgggacacatgtacccttatgtaatgacaccttggacactaagtttcggtccgattcatttcatggtttggccaccagggggccaaacgttaaaagtgaaaatatgtaatatctcccttaatagtagtcgggaaattttgaaaaaaatatggtaggtacttctagcaaaggtgcatcatatatcctccgggtttttgatttgaccttcttttcaaggtcacagaggtcaaatggtgtaaattggccgttaggatgtaacaatggcacgtttctaaactgcaatgactattgataccaaatttgttacacatttaccccttagtcaggtgatctcagggactgaagtttggtccaatatgattcaccacttgaccaccagggggcaaaatccaaaaaccttaaaaatgtgattattccttaacttcttgcccgattgccaccaatttgatatcatgggtacatctaaccaccatacagtatatgtcacacaggtttttaatttgaccttcttgtcaaggtcacagaggtcaaatggcgtaaattcgccgtcaggccgtaactatggcacgtttcttaactgcaatgactattgatcacaaattaagtacacatgtaccccttggtcaggtgatctcaggtatcgaagtttggtgcaatctgatttgccgtttggcctccagggaggaggccaaatcctaaattcttcaaaatgccatt of Lineus longissimus chromosome 9, tnLinLong1.2, whole genome shotgun sequence contains these proteins:
- the LOC135493302 gene encoding ER membrane protein complex subunit 6-like; this encodes MATTFAVRTKKERKAEPVAFSEAALRQNAAVLDYCRTSMCALAGSTAGIMGLTGLYGFIFYFVTAFILSLMLLAKAGSQWAKYFKSRMVLFTGGVFGGLFTYVLFWTFLYGMVHVY